Genomic DNA from Theileria equi strain WA chromosome 4 map unlocalized gcontig_1105316255033, whole genome shotgun sequence:
AgtaaacaaacctgtttGCAAGTTTAAGGGTCAATTTGGTACCAGAGCGGCACAAAAGCATGGCCTCGCCGGGGCAGCAGCTCGGCATGAGTTGCTCTAAGTGGAGCGTATATGAGCGCTGTGAATCAAACTTACTTGTGTGTATATCTTGGGCCAAAACGGGATTAATCGACATTATTTTAGGCTAATAAATATCGACTGGCTCCGTGAACACCCTCCCACTCCTGGCGTATCTGGGCCTGCCGTGCTCCCTGTGCAATGCCAGTCGTTTTGTCTAATTTATTTCAAACACAAACGGTCGGTCTCCAGGCAACAAAATAGCCGTGGTCATGTACGTTTGGATCCTCACGAGGTAATGCCTCCACTGCCTTTTGAAAAGGCAATTTTACGACGAATAGTACCATCGTGGAACGAAACTCTACACTTTTTACTATCTAAAAAGATAATAGAAAAGGATTCCATAGCACACATCAGGGATGAAGTGCTGAAGACAAGAGATTTTGGCAACACGCAGTTCGGTCTAACAAATGGGCTCCTGGTCATCTCAGTTGGCTGCGATCTCAATAGACTGCTCTTCTATCTGCTTCTTTACACGGTCAATCCGCTGCACGTGTATGATTCCACCTTTTATCCCCCAAAAGACTGCAACGGTAAAGTTGATGTTGACGCACTGAATGACTGTCCACCCCTCGGCGTGCATAATGTGGACTATAGCATACGTTCAAATGAGGTGTATAGGCGGATATTCGATCTAGGGCAAGATGGCAGAGGATCTCATGCCAGAATTTGGCAAAAATCTCAGCTGTTCAAAGACGTCAACATCCAAGGAGCGCTCAAGATGCGCAATCGTCTGATATTCGTCTTGGGTTATGAGCTTGGAGAATACGTTTCTGTTGCAACTGGATTCGCCCATACAATAAAGAGAATATGTCGCAAACCCGGATCCTATCCTGAGGTGGAATCCGTCAAGATTCCCATGGTTGAGTTCCTGGATGGCAATAGCATGTCTACGTTTAGAGAACGGCTGTATCTCAACGGTGGAATATTTTGTCTTCCTAGTAGGATCTTGTTGGCTGATATACTAACCACAAAGATTATCCCAGAATTAATCGGTGGCATTATAATTATGAATGCTCACAGGATAATAGACGACTATAACATACCGTTTGTAATCAGACTGGTAAGATCCAGAAATCGCATAGCCTTTATCAAGGCACTATCGGATTCACACAGTTCCTTGAGACCACCCGGAAAAATAACCTTTGTACTAAAATCACTATTTACAAGGGACTTTTTTTTATTTCCACGATATAGCACTATCTTTGAAGATGTTTTAAATTGCAGTCACGTACAGCCAGAAACATTTGAGGCTGTGTTAGAGCTTAGCAAGGCCGCAAAGGATATTTACTTTGCAATAGTACGGCTGATTCAACGATTGTTGGATGATTTGCAGAGGAATGATTCAACATTCCAGGATTTAGACATGAATCGCATCATATACTCAAGATCCACCAGTAAACTTTTGAGGAGTATTTTTGAAAACAAGGTCCTGACGGTGAATTCAAACTATATAAAACGCGATATTGAGAGTATTGTAAATTTGAAATACCTGCTGGATAAACTCCTTCACATGGATCCTGCAAGCTTTCACGCATACGCAGAGCAACTGAGATCCTCAGATCCTGAAGCACCATGGCTTTTTACTCCAGATGGAAACCTCATATACAAACTTTCTACTGCAAGGCTCTTTACGTTATCTTCTGATACAGAGAGTGGAATTGTGGTTGATGTAGAACGTCACAAGAAGGCAGACTACTTGCGAGAGATTTTACTTAATGAACATGTATCTTGCGAGGAAGTGGGAACTTTGTTCAAATCTGCGTTTTCCTGGGTGAAAAGTCCTCGTGTTTTTCACAACCATTTGAGGAGCATTAGAAATGGGATTTATGCAAATTTGAGTATACACTCAATTAGACGTACACTGGTACGGAAGGaatacaaaaatttgcataggttatgcaaatttttgtcAGCTGGTAGAAGCTTAAAGAGGAGGGTTATGATTTTGGTAGATAATGCCTACATGCAAGAATATCTGTACGCTCTCTTAGAGTCAAATGTGAACAATTTTGACGAGCAGATGTTTCTCCGCTATATTTATCAAAGAGCAGAATGTTACAAATTCACAAACATGCAGACTGATAAGGAGTTTACATCCTTCACTAGTTATCATTACCATCAGTGTGTAAATAAAAGTCGAGATGAAACAAATAAGCTAATTTACAACTATGTAAGATCACAAATACATCTTTTGAACATGAATGTCATAAGGAACCCCTTCATGTATATTAACGCTGTAGATGATCTCTCTTCGTCTGACGAACTAGGCGAAACAGAAACACCCAGAAAGGTGGATAATGATAGCAATGGTATAAAGGGGTTTATAAGGTTTCGCCAAAGCAAACACTTTGTATCTAATATTTACGTAACGCACGTGTTGTCGTACAATAATCGTCCTGCGGCTCTCAAGGGAATATTACAGGAAAAACTAGACTCCAAATCTGAGAGTGAAATTCTCGCGAAATGCCCTGTAACTGATCTCATATATCTTTTTCAGGATATAAAACCAACGCTTATAATCGTGTTTACTCCAAATACTCATATATTCCGGGTAATTGAGCAGTACTGTGCGCTAAATTTTTATGCAAAGAAACGCAATTATTTGAGGGTGCATGTGTTGTCCTATAAGGACTGTCTGGAGACTCATCGATTTAAAAAGGATCTAAAGACTGAGCTTGAAAGTTGGGGACAGTTgcaaaaggaaaaggaaacaTCAGTAGTACAGCTTGATGAATCTGTCTTGACAAGGGGTATTTCAGTTGTAAACGGGCAAGCACTCATTGATATGAGAGAACTCCGCAGTAAGCTTCCGTTTCACCTCTATTCAAATGGAATTCAATTGTTTCCAATTTGCCTGGACATTGGTGACTATGTGCTAACTCCAGACATTTGCGTAGAACGCAAGAAACTGGAAGACCTTATAATGTCATTTAACAATGGAAGGCTTGCAAAACAGGTTGGAGAAATGTGTAGTGCATACGAGTTTCCCTTTCTCCTGATCGAATTTGAGAATTCCGAAACATTTcactttccatcctttaccaCCGAAAATAAGTCTGGGCTAAACTTTTTGTATACCAAGTTTGTTAAAtgttatatttttattccTTTACAGACTAATAATCTTATGCTGTAATTTTCCAAAGCTGAGACTTATTTGGGGAGCATCTCCTGGCGACTCTGCCAACGTTTTCATAGCCCTAAAGGTTCGTTTTATGGTGCTTATACATGACGTTGTAGAAGGGAAGAGGTGAACCAGATGCGATCTCTAATAATATCCAGATCAAAGATGCTAGAAAAAGTATAGCTGACAAGCCAAATGAGGAGGAGTCCGCAACGTTTGATACAGAGTCCCCGGTGGTTTTAAGGAGGCCAGAACACGTTAAAAACAGGGACGCTTTAAAGATATTGCGTAAAATTCCCGGGGTGACCACACATAATATATCACTGATTCTCGGAAAGGTATGCAAGAGTTTTTCTAGAAATTATCCTTTAGGTAAATTCCCTACTACACTTGAGTGAACTTTCTATGAAAGAactttcatcatttttgcCACAGTCGGATGCAAAATCGATATACGAGTTTTTTAATGAGCCAATTACCGACTATTAATTTCTCACCCATTTGTGTCTTTTATTATGGGTACattatttcttcttttgatTTTTCTCGAACCAAAAATCACCTCATTGGTGTTTGCATCATCTTCTTGCGATTTTTTGAGTGTATCCTCACGGGTTCTTTTAATATACATGTCTTGCAACAAACGTTGGTTTTCCAATTTATCCCTTGTTCTTTGGGCTTGCCCGGAAGCATCTAAAGGGTATATATGGAGAGGGTGAAAACTTACCAATGTTTTTCAGATAAAAAAAGGATGGTCCAAGTTGATAGAGCCATTCGGCATAGACTGCAGTCACATAACGCATATATTCCTTGGTAGTGATAACGACTTCATGGTAGACAACGTAATCTGGAGTGTATCCCATACCATAGAGAGCAGATGATGGATGCAAAAAGCATGGCGCAAAGCTGCGTAGATTGGAATATTCCCCAAAACCCTTGAGTTTTGACGCATTATGAAAGTACCCTGCACAAATTGCCTTACGTACAGCATCCCAGTCATTACCACAGGAAGTTTCAGGGAGTTTTTGCTTTGTTGTAATTTCCACAAGTTGCTGTCTGACTTCTGCAGCTCTCTTTAGCGATTTGTGCTGTATCTTGTTATCTTGACACCAAGATGCGCTACGCCCATTCAGACACCATTGTTTATAGACATTTAATAGCGTGAGATGATCACTTTCTGGAACCAAAAACTTTTCTCTGGCTGCATTATCTGCACTTTCCCTGCTGGCGTCAGATTCGTTCTCGACAACAAATATGTTTGGTGCAGATAGGACAGAAACCACAGTTAAAACCTCAGATAGACACCCCTCACTTTCACCTGCTATTATTATCTTTGCCAATGGAGGTTCTAATGGGTATTGAACCATTCTCTTTCCTACATCTGTGAGTTCTCCAGTCTCATCAATGCCTCCCAGAATCCACAACTGTAGCATAGCACTCAAAATGCTCTCCACATTTGGAGGGTCTATAAAGTCAAACTCTGTCAACCGTTTAATCTTTAGCGATTTTAAAAGGAGAACGACGTTGCATAAGTTTGTTCTCCGAATCTCTGGGACATTATTCTCAAATAAATCATTAATATAGGTACGTTCAGTGTACAATCTAAAGCATATTCCAGGTGCAGTTCTCCCTGCTCTTCCAGCTCTCTGATTGGCACCAGCTTGGCTAACTGGAGTGATCTGCAGACTATCCATTCCAACTTTTGGATTGTAGACTTTTAACTTACAAAACCCAGAATCAATGACAAATTTTATACCTTCAAATGTTAGAGATGTTTCTGCAATGTTGGTGGAAACAATTACCTTACGGTAGggatattttttgaaaacACGTTGTTGCAATTCACTAGGAAGTTGACTATATATGGGTAAGACACAAAAAGGCTCCAAATCGATATTATTTGCAACTTTCATGATGCTATAGAGTTTTAAATCCAAAAGCTCACAAGTAGCATTAATATCATCCTGACCAGtcataaatattaaaacaTCTCCAGGTCCCTCTGAAATATGAAGAGATATACACTTTTCAACGGCAGCTTCTACATAGTCGTTTCCCATCGACCTGAGATATTCAATTCTCACTGGGAAAGTTCTTCCttgtattttataaattGGACAGTTTCCAAAAAATCTCGAGAATTTATCGGCATCCATAGTAGCGGATGTGACAATTACACGAATATCGCGTCTTCTAGCCAACActgattttaaaattccaaaCAAAACATCAGTATTCAAACTCCTTTCATGTGCTTCGTCCATGATTATACAACTATAGCGATCCAAATCAGGGTCCATCAAAGTTTCACGAAGAAGTATACCGTCAGTCATGAACTTTATAGAGGTAGATTTACTAGTGACATCCTCAAAACGAATCGAATAGCCAACTAGATCTCCCACTCTGGTACCAACTTCCTCGGCTACACGCTGACAAACAGACACTGCTGCAACTCTACGCGGCTGAGTACATCCTATAATTCCAGATTTTGCGTAACCGTGTTCATATAAATATTGTGCCAACTGAGTTGTTTTTCCTGACCCAGTTTCACCAACAATTACCATCACCTGAAACTGATCCACATATTGCAGTAATTCATCTCTACATTGAAATACTGGAAGACTTTCGCGCGTATTCTTTAGTTTTTTACGTTGTGCTtcaatcttttccttcaactcttcttcaggTAGGTCTTCATTGATCaaatttgaatatttattattttcaatCGTGGAAAAATGTTCCTCCTCTGGTTCTTGAGCGTCAATTTGGTCAAGTTTTAGAAGGGAGCCTAGTTTGGATCCTTCCAAGTCCCAGAAACGCACCCTTGTCGCGTTCCGctcagattcttcctttagCCTACGCATGACCATACTTCCCTTTTTGGCCATTGCTGCGATATCTGATGTCATATCTTTTACAACTGATATTGCttgatttaaaaatttgttgTAAATCTGATTGAATGTATCCTCTCCACTGCTGAGATCGTCTAAATTGAGATCCTTGTCATAAACATCGTATATGAACGGAGGTATGACATTTCTGACTAGGACGATTTTTTTCGCTTCATCCTTGTGAACATTTGATGAGTTTAATTCCTGCATTTCTAGCGTAGCTAAGCGTGAACCAGCTCCGCCCTGCTTTAGACGTGTCAATTCCCATAGTGAATTATCAATATGTTTCTGGAATGATAGAGATGTTTTCTTCTTATCTGACCTATTTACGGCTACTTTATGACCAGGAAGCTGAGCTTGCCGTTTTGCTTCACGTTCTGCTAAATAATACGAGTTTTCTTCATCGTAATTATTTTGCATCATGAAGCTCTCATCATCACGATCATACCACATATGGTCGAGTATACGATCGTATGCAGACA
This window encodes:
- a CDS encoding Helicase associated domain HA2 containing protein (encoded by transcript BEWA_014150A), producing the protein MDVFDDYQVTRLPKSQKAIPKSKPMEEKSSRRPKFLDSNDDHIDYNALKEYGGGYESNRRNFQSKREENDREMSAYDRILDHMWYDRDDESFMMQNNYDEENSYYLAEREAKRQAQLPGHKVAVNRSDKKKTSLSFQKHIDNSLWELTRLKQGGAGSRLATLEMQELNSSNVHKDEAKKIVLVRNVIPPFIYDVYDKDLNLDDLSSGEDTFNQIYNKFLNQAISVVKDMTSDIAAMAKKGSMVMRRLKEESERNATRVRFWDLEGSKLGSLLKLDQIDAQEPEEEHFSTIENNKYSNLINEDLPEEELKEKIEAQRKKLKNTRESLPVFQCRDELLQYVDQFQVMVIVGETGSGKTTQLAQYLYEHGYAKSGIIGCTQPRRVAAVSVCQRVAEEVGTRVGDLVGYSIRFEDVTSKSTSIKFMTDGILLRETLMDPDLDRYSCIIMDEAHERSLNTDVLFGILKSVLARRRDIRVIVTSATMDADKFSRFFGNCPIYKIQGRTFPVRIEYLRSMGNDYVEAAVEKCISLHISEGPGDVLIFMTGQDDINATCELLDLKLYSIMKVANNIDLEPFCVLPIYSQLPSELQQRVFKKYPYRKVIVSTNIAETSLTFEGIKFVIDSGFCKLKVYNPKVGMDSLQITPVSQAGANQRAGRAGRTAPGICFRLYTERTYINDLFENNVPEIRRTNLCNVVLLLKSLKIKRLTEFDFIDPPNVESILSAMLQLWILGGIDETGELTDVGKRMVQYPLEPPLAKIIIAGESEGCLSEVLTVVSVLSAPNIFVVENESDASRESADNAAREKFLVPESDHLTLLNVYKQWCLNGRSASWCQDNKIQHKSLKRAAEVRQQLVEITTKQKLPETSCGNDWDAVRKAICAGYFHNASKLKGFGEYSNLRSFAPCFLHPSSALYGMGYTPDYVVYHEVVITTKEYMRYVTAVYAEWLYQLGPSFFYLKNIDASGQAQRTRDKLENQRLLQDMYIKRTREDTLKKSQEDDANTNEVIFGSRKIKRRNNVPIIKDTNG
- a CDS encoding conserved hypothetical protein (encoded by transcript BEWA_014140A), which codes for MPPLPFEKAILRRIVPSWNETLHFLLSKKIIEKDSIAHIRDEVLKTRDFGNTQFGLTNGLLVISVGCDLNRLLFYLLLYTVNPLHVYDSTFYPPKDCNGKVDVDALNDCPPLGVHNVDYSIRSNEVYRRIFDLGQDGRGSHARIWQKSQLFKDVNIQGALKMRNRLIFVLGYELGEYVSVATGFAHTIKRICRKPGSYPEVESVKIPMVEFLDGNSMSTFRERLYLNGGIFCLPSRILLADILTTKIIPELIGGIIIMNAHRIIDDYNIPFVIRLVRSRNRIAFIKALSDSHSSLRPPGKITFVLKSLFTRDFFLFPRYSTIFEDVLNCSHVQPETFEAVLELSKAAKDIYFAIVRLIQRLLDDLQRNDSTFQDLDMNRIIYSRSTSKLLRSIFENKVLTVNSNYIKRDIESIVNLKYLLDKLLHMDPASFHAYAEQLRSSDPEAPWLFTPDGNLIYKLSTARLFTLSSDTESGIVVDVERHKKADYLREILLNEHVSCEEVGTLFKSAFSWVKSPRVFHNHLRSIRNGIYANLSIHSIRRTLVRKEYKNLHRLCKFLSAGRSLKRRVMILVDNAYMQEYLYALLESNVNNFDEQMFLRYIYQRAECYKFTNMQTDKEFTSFTSYHYHQCVNKSRDETNKLIYNYVRSQIHLLNMNVIRNPFMYINAVDDLSSSDELGETETPRKVDNDSNGIKGFIRFRQSKHFVSNIYVTHVLSYNNRPAALKGILQEKLDSKSESEILAKCPVTDLIYLFQDIKPTLIIVFTPNTHIFRVIEQYCALNFYAKKRNYLRVHVLSYKDCLETHRFKKDLKTELESWGQLQKEKETSVVQLDESVLTRGISVVNGQALIDMRELRSKLPFHLYSNGIQLFPICLDIGDYVLTPDICVERKKLEDLIMSFNNGRLAKQVGEMCSAYEFPFLLIEFENSETFHFPSFTTENKSGLNFLYTKLIILCCNFPKLRLIWGASPGDSANVFIALKKGRGEPDAISNNIQIKDARKSIADKPNEEESATFDTESPVVLRRPEHVKNRDALKILRKIPGVTTHNISLILGKVNSLLHLSELSMKELSSFLPQSDAKSIYEFFNEPITDY